In the Hordeum vulgare subsp. vulgare chromosome 7H, MorexV3_pseudomolecules_assembly, whole genome shotgun sequence genome, one interval contains:
- the LOC123409005 gene encoding putative cyclin-dependent kinase F-2: MAASAGKKEAAWPLTMARYERLEKLGEGINGEVFKAWDTEDNLIVAVKRLSGSGDDGFIISGLPEVMREAMCLGACRGIPSIVQRRATCVAACQREASDSFIVMDYVGRLNLRGYMQRRVRRRRPFSEDEVRRIMKQLVEGVTAVHAVGVLHLNIKPENVLLDDGTEDRKQKPKKGPVEADVSGELKEDRIVYKIGGFGMSMKGRSKRQPEVTILTPYSAPELLLHSCEYDDRVDTWGLGCIMADLLSDTGVSTFDGESDIEIMAKVFGIVGTEGIKDWSGYSGVASGQKSKLPGGRGISRLRHKFPSRKLSAAGFEVLSGLLESNPEKRLTAAEALEKPWFHNCRRGFTGFFKSCVVGVLPEKYDLYALHLKKIDTQFYPPKNNPSLSLLFLRGQICHC; encoded by the coding sequence ATGGCGGCTTCCGCTGGAAAGAAAGAGGCAGCCTGGCCTCTCACCATGGCGCGGTACGAGCGGCTGGAGAAGCTGGGTGAGGGCATCAACGGTGAAGTGTTCAAGGCGTGGGACACCGAGGACAACCTGATCGTCGCCGTCAAGCGGCTCAGCGGGAGCGGCGACGACGGCTTCATTATTTCCGGCCTGCCGGAGGTCATGCGGGAGGCTATGTGCCTGGGCGCGTGCCGCGGCATCCCCTCGATCGTGCAGCGCCGCGCAACCTGCGTTGCCGCATGCCAACGCGAGGCTAGCGATTCTTTCATCGTGATGGACTACGTCGGGCGCCTCAACCTACGTGGCTACATGCAGCGCCGGGTCCGTCGTCGTAGGCCCTTCTCCGAGGACGAGGTGCGCCGGATTATGAAGCAGCTCGTGGAGGGGGTGACGGCCGTGCACGCCGTGGGCGTCCTGCACCTCAACATCAAGCCGGAGAACGTGCTCCTCGACGACGGCACCGAGGACAGGAAGCAGAAGCCCAAGAAGGGGCCCGTCGAAGCCGATGTTAGCGGCGAGCTCAAGGAGGACCGCATAGTCTACAAGATCGGCGGTTTCGGGATGTCCATGAAAGGGCGGAGCAAAAGACAGCCGGAGGTGACTATCCTGACACCGTACAGCGCACCGGAGCTCCTCCTGCACTCTTGCGAGTACGACGATCGCGTGGACACGTGGGGGCTTGGATGCATAATGGCCGACCTCCTCTCGGACACCGGCGTCTCCACGTTCGATGGTGAGTCAGACATAGAGATCATGGCTAAAGTGTTTGGCATCGTCGGCACAGAGGGGATCAAGGACTGGTCTGGATACTCAGGGGTAGCGTCAGGCCAAAAATCGAAGCTGCCTGGTGGCAGAGGCATCAGCCGCCTTCGACACAAGTTTCCCAGTCGCAAGTTGTCGGCAGCCGGCTTCGAGGTGCTCAGCGGGCTGTTGGAGAGCAATCCGGAGAAGCGGCTTACTGCAGCAGAGGCGCTCGAGAAGCCTTGGTTCCATAACTGCCGACGCGGCTTTACCGGTTTCTTCAAGTCGTGCGTGGTTGGAGTCCTACCAGAGAAATATGATTTATATGCTTTACATTTAAAAAAGATAGATACCCAATTTTATCCCCCTAAAAATAACCCAAGTTTATCATTACTTTTTTTAAGGGGACAAATTTGTCATTGCTGA